One genomic segment of Nothobranchius furzeri strain GRZ-AD chromosome 10, NfurGRZ-RIMD1, whole genome shotgun sequence includes these proteins:
- the ccdc169 gene encoding coiled-coil domain-containing protein 169 isoform X2 gives MAKEDYSKYSLSRLHTELQEEREIREMLEESVSDLRRTSSELQDRLHCVDGEGNEWKTRYETQLELNGQLERQISLIQDKLEDIRGNPIDRLAFIRSYEDMAVENLKHHLKLLTKQKTDLQSRLMDCHLLIEQEGKLTSIHETQRGKESSQRQKNPANKSIRGKQTSKKSPIKSNKEKEEEGDGIGGNVNVGGGGGDSTTERGVKKIPQREKLPAIYTSYFSG, from the exons ATGGCTAAAGAAGACTACAGTAAATACAGTTTGTCGCGTCTGCATACTGAACTTCAAGAAGAGAGGGAGATTAG GGAAATGCTTGAAGAGTCGGTGTCTGATCTGAGGAGAACTTCGAGTGAACTACAAGACAGACTGCACTGCGTTGATGGGGAAG GTAATGAATGGAAGACAAGGTATGAGACACAATTAGAGCTAAATGGACAGCTGGAAAGACAGATTTCACTCATTCAGGACAAACTGGAGGACATCCGAGGAAACCCGATTG ATCGACTGGCTTTCATTCGATCATATGAAGATATGGCAGTA GAGAATCTTAAACATCACCTAAAGCTCCTGACCAAACAGAAGACCGACCTCCAGAGTCGCCTAATGGACTGTCACCTTCTAATTGAGCAGGAGGGAAAG CTGACTTCAATCCATGAGACCCAGAGAGGAAAAGAGTCCAGTCAGCGACAGAAGAACCCAGCAAACAAATCTATTAG AGGGAAGCAGACCAGCAAGAAGTCACCGATTAAATCTaacaaagaaaaggaagaagaaggagatggAATTGGCGGGAACGTGaatgtaggaggaggaggaggtgattcAACAACAGAGAGAGGAGTGAAAAAGATACCCCAAAGGGAAAAGTTACCCGCCATCTATACCTCATATTTCAGTGGCTGA
- the ccdc169 gene encoding coiled-coil domain-containing protein 169 isoform X4, whose translation MAKEDYSKYSLSRLHTELQEEREIREMLEESVSDLRRTSSELQDRLHCVDGEDRLAFIRSYEDMAVENLKHHLKLLTKQKTDLQSRLMDCHLLIEQEGKAFHKTNDERRAYLKEIALLTSIHETQRGKESSQRQKNPANKSIRGKQTSKKSPIKSNKEKEEEGDGIGGNVNVGGGGGDSTTERGVKKIPQREKLPAIYTSYFSG comes from the exons ATGGCTAAAGAAGACTACAGTAAATACAGTTTGTCGCGTCTGCATACTGAACTTCAAGAAGAGAGGGAGATTAG GGAAATGCTTGAAGAGTCGGTGTCTGATCTGAGGAGAACTTCGAGTGAACTACAAGACAGACTGCACTGCGTTGATGGGGAAG ATCGACTGGCTTTCATTCGATCATATGAAGATATGGCAGTA GAGAATCTTAAACATCACCTAAAGCTCCTGACCAAACAGAAGACCGACCTCCAGAGTCGCCTAATGGACTGTCACCTTCTAATTGAGCAGGAGGGAAAG GCTTTCCATAAAACCAACGATGAGAGGCGGGCATATCTAAAAGAAATAGCTTTG CTGACTTCAATCCATGAGACCCAGAGAGGAAAAGAGTCCAGTCAGCGACAGAAGAACCCAGCAAACAAATCTATTAG AGGGAAGCAGACCAGCAAGAAGTCACCGATTAAATCTaacaaagaaaaggaagaagaaggagatggAATTGGCGGGAACGTGaatgtaggaggaggaggaggtgattcAACAACAGAGAGAGGAGTGAAAAAGATACCCCAAAGGGAAAAGTTACCCGCCATCTATACCTCATATTTCAGTGGCTGA
- the ccdc169 gene encoding coiled-coil domain-containing protein 169 isoform X3, producing MAKEDYSKYSLSRLHTELQEEREIREMLEESVSDLRRTSSELQDRLHCVDGEGNEWKTRYETQLELNGQLERQISLIQDKLEDIRGNPIDRLAFIRSYEDMAVAFHKTNDERRAYLKEIALLTSIHETQRGKESSQRQKNPANKSIRGKQTSKKSPIKSNKEKEEEGDGIGGNVNVGGGGGDSTTERGVKKIPQREKLPAIYTSYFSG from the exons ATGGCTAAAGAAGACTACAGTAAATACAGTTTGTCGCGTCTGCATACTGAACTTCAAGAAGAGAGGGAGATTAG GGAAATGCTTGAAGAGTCGGTGTCTGATCTGAGGAGAACTTCGAGTGAACTACAAGACAGACTGCACTGCGTTGATGGGGAAG GTAATGAATGGAAGACAAGGTATGAGACACAATTAGAGCTAAATGGACAGCTGGAAAGACAGATTTCACTCATTCAGGACAAACTGGAGGACATCCGAGGAAACCCGATTG ATCGACTGGCTTTCATTCGATCATATGAAGATATGGCAGTA GCTTTCCATAAAACCAACGATGAGAGGCGGGCATATCTAAAAGAAATAGCTTTG CTGACTTCAATCCATGAGACCCAGAGAGGAAAAGAGTCCAGTCAGCGACAGAAGAACCCAGCAAACAAATCTATTAG AGGGAAGCAGACCAGCAAGAAGTCACCGATTAAATCTaacaaagaaaaggaagaagaaggagatggAATTGGCGGGAACGTGaatgtaggaggaggaggaggtgattcAACAACAGAGAGAGGAGTGAAAAAGATACCCCAAAGGGAAAAGTTACCCGCCATCTATACCTCATATTTCAGTGGCTGA
- the ccdc169 gene encoding coiled-coil domain-containing protein 169 isoform X1: MAKEDYSKYSLSRLHTELQEEREIREMLEESVSDLRRTSSELQDRLHCVDGEGNEWKTRYETQLELNGQLERQISLIQDKLEDIRGNPIDRLAFIRSYEDMAVENLKHHLKLLTKQKTDLQSRLMDCHLLIEQEGKAFHKTNDERRAYLKEIALLTSIHETQRGKESSQRQKNPANKSIRGKQTSKKSPIKSNKEKEEEGDGIGGNVNVGGGGGDSTTERGVKKIPQREKLPAIYTSYFSG, encoded by the exons ATGGCTAAAGAAGACTACAGTAAATACAGTTTGTCGCGTCTGCATACTGAACTTCAAGAAGAGAGGGAGATTAG GGAAATGCTTGAAGAGTCGGTGTCTGATCTGAGGAGAACTTCGAGTGAACTACAAGACAGACTGCACTGCGTTGATGGGGAAG GTAATGAATGGAAGACAAGGTATGAGACACAATTAGAGCTAAATGGACAGCTGGAAAGACAGATTTCACTCATTCAGGACAAACTGGAGGACATCCGAGGAAACCCGATTG ATCGACTGGCTTTCATTCGATCATATGAAGATATGGCAGTA GAGAATCTTAAACATCACCTAAAGCTCCTGACCAAACAGAAGACCGACCTCCAGAGTCGCCTAATGGACTGTCACCTTCTAATTGAGCAGGAGGGAAAG GCTTTCCATAAAACCAACGATGAGAGGCGGGCATATCTAAAAGAAATAGCTTTG CTGACTTCAATCCATGAGACCCAGAGAGGAAAAGAGTCCAGTCAGCGACAGAAGAACCCAGCAAACAAATCTATTAG AGGGAAGCAGACCAGCAAGAAGTCACCGATTAAATCTaacaaagaaaaggaagaagaaggagatggAATTGGCGGGAACGTGaatgtaggaggaggaggaggtgattcAACAACAGAGAGAGGAGTGAAAAAGATACCCCAAAGGGAAAAGTTACCCGCCATCTATACCTCATATTTCAGTGGCTGA
- the ccdc169 gene encoding coiled-coil domain-containing protein 169 isoform X5 — MAKEDYSKYSLSRLHTELQEEREIREMLEESVSDLRRTSSELQDRLHCVDGEGNEWKTRYETQLELNGQLERQISLIQDKLEDIRGNPIDRLAFIRSYEDMAVENLKHHLKLLTKQKTDLQSRLMDCHLLIEQEGKAFHKTNDERRAYLKEIALLTSIHETQRGKESSQRQKNPANKSIRMNTRNTIMRRRKSP; from the exons ATGGCTAAAGAAGACTACAGTAAATACAGTTTGTCGCGTCTGCATACTGAACTTCAAGAAGAGAGGGAGATTAG GGAAATGCTTGAAGAGTCGGTGTCTGATCTGAGGAGAACTTCGAGTGAACTACAAGACAGACTGCACTGCGTTGATGGGGAAG GTAATGAATGGAAGACAAGGTATGAGACACAATTAGAGCTAAATGGACAGCTGGAAAGACAGATTTCACTCATTCAGGACAAACTGGAGGACATCCGAGGAAACCCGATTG ATCGACTGGCTTTCATTCGATCATATGAAGATATGGCAGTA GAGAATCTTAAACATCACCTAAAGCTCCTGACCAAACAGAAGACCGACCTCCAGAGTCGCCTAATGGACTGTCACCTTCTAATTGAGCAGGAGGGAAAG GCTTTCCATAAAACCAACGATGAGAGGCGGGCATATCTAAAAGAAATAGCTTTG CTGACTTCAATCCATGAGACCCAGAGAGGAAAAGAGTCCAGTCAGCGACAGAAGAACCCAGCAAACAAATCTATTAG GATGaacacacgcaacaccattatgcgtcGACGCAAAAGCCCTTGA
- the sparta gene encoding spartin a isoform X1 — MAEPAELLLITDQYRMALQYLNRGLAAEEANQKQEAQGYYRNGRRHLTQGLEVPTGAERNQGENWDKARQLQQKMMNMMKTINNHLSDLERSPENDNELPLIDLSSELYPNLAILSQSSNSPLHHLYPTLPATSPAPISPAPPAVPNTHRLPAAALNTVTMDNPGDLPPAYTPKPTEGHRSLAGGGVWSGRSRRVARDGQELLSFPSGVQMFFVEPNGQVSSLSHPGYLRIITNEPGTGKPSTFLHVCERMYPLTADTPVLLANSGIFMFPDCMSETPGAYVGLVLSSELPAADCDMFQDLLSQLSDFRIQGQDGTGVVAMNLTTKVPLGTPNKQSETEEEKGKELIFPGWSEKMAQGILSGATRLSESFTKGATATGKAIQQGAVKIRDRITPEETPSEVSPRVTKGLDAAKQATGGAVRVSQFLVYGMSTIAGHVADKMAPHVKKHGPKLFPESMKKSQDGHASNFDAAKLVASSSVKGLCTVWSSLEDGAKHVCKSVASETVTTVKYKYGDDAAQATDTGLKSVGNIGVAANNFDNLGLLAFLKTASRRTVKTLAGSPNGELAEGKEDEKKEGQHSQPKSTDTQTKEEEKRKQ, encoded by the exons ATGGCTGAACCTGCTGAGTTGTTGCTCATCACGGACCAGTATAGGATGGCCCTTCAGTACCTGAATCGGGGACTGGCAGCTGAAGAGGCCAACCAGAAACAGGAGGCCCAGGGATATTACAGGAACGGTCGTAGGCATCTTACTCAGGGCCTGGAGGTTCCTACTGGTGCAGAGAGGAACCAGGGAGAGAACTGGGACAAAGCCCGGCAGCTTCAGCAGAAGATGATGAACATGATGAAAACTATCAACAATCACCTCTCTGATCTGGAAAGGTCACCAGAAAACGACAACGAGTTACCTTTAATTGATCTTTCTTCTGAACTGTATCCAAACTTGGCTATACTCTCTCAGTCCTCCAACAGCCCTCTCCACCATCTGTACCCCACCTTACCAGCTACATCACCAGCCCCTATCAGTCCTGCACCCCCTGCTgtcccaaacacacacagactcccAGCAGCTGCTCTGAACACAGTCACCATGGATAATCCAGGAGACCTGCCTCCAGCGTACACACCAAAGCCCACAGAGGGTCACCGCAGCCTGGCTGGAGGCGGCGTCTGGTCAGGACGCTCCAGAAGAGTGGCGAGGGATGGACAGGAGCTGCTTTCTTTCCCCTCTGGGGTGCAGATGTTCTTTGTGGAACCAAACGGACAGGTCAGCTCTCTATCCCATCCAGGCTATCTCCGTATCATCACGAATGAACCCGGCACTGGAAAACCCTCCACATTTTTACAT GTGTGTGAACGGATGTATCCACTGACAGCAGACACTCCGGTGCTGCTGGCTAACTCTGGGATCTTCATGTTCCCTGACTGCATGTCAGAGACGCCCGGGGCCTACGTGGGTTTGGTGCTGTCCTCTGAACTGCCTGCTGCAGACTGCGACATGTTTCAGGATCTCCTGTCGCAGCTCTCTGATTTCAGAATCCAG GGCCAAGATGGTACAGGAGTTGTTGCCATGAACTTGACTACAAAAGTCCCACTTGGAACCCCGAACAAGCAAAGTGAAACAGAGGAGGAGAAGGGAAAAGAGCTCATTTTTCCTGGTTGGAGTGAGAAGATGGCTCAAGGAATCTTGTCGG GAGCTACTCGGTTAAGCGAGTCATTTACAAAAGGAGCTACAGCCACGGGAAAAGCCATTCAGCAGGGAGCAGTGAAGATCCGGGACCGCATCACACCTGAGGAGACTCCATCTGAGGTCAGCCCACGCGTCACCAAAGGTCTGGATGCTGCTAAACAGGCCACAGGGGGTGCTGTACGAGTCAGCCAGTTCTTAG TCTATGGCATGAGCACGATTGCAGGACACGTAGCAGACAAGATGGCACCTCATGTGAAGAAACACGGTCCTAAATTATTCCCAGAATCTATGAAGAAGAGCCAAGATGGCCATGCTTCCAACTTCGATGCAGCTAAGTTGGTAGCATCCAGCAGCGTAAAAG GTTTATGCACAGTTTGGTCGAGTCTGGAAGATGGGGCAAAGCACGTTTGCAAAAGTGTTGCCTCTGAGACGGTCACAACAGTGAAGTACAA GTATGGTGACGATGCAGCTCAAGCCACAGACACTGGTCTCAAGTCAGTGGGAAACATTGGTGTAGCCGCAAACAATTTTGACAACCTGGGCCTCTTAGCCTTTCTGAAGACGGCTAGCAGGCGGACAGTCAAGACCCTGGCTGGAAGTCCCAATGGAGAGCTAGCAGAAGGCAAAGAGGATGAGAAAAAAGAGGGACAACACTCACAGCCGAAAAGCACAGATACTCAGACTAAAGAAGAGGAAAAGAGGAAACAGTAG
- the sparta gene encoding spartin a isoform X2 translates to MAEPAELLLITDQYRMALQYLNRGLAAEEANQKQEAQGYYRNGRRHLTQGLEVPTGAERNQGENWDKARQLQQKMMNMMKTINNHLSDLERSPENDNELPLIDLSSELYPNLAILSQSSNSPLHHLYPTLPATSPAPISPAPPAVPNTHRLPAAALNTVTMDNPGDLPPAYTPKPTEGHRSLAGGGVWSGRSRRVARDGQELLSFPSGVQMFFVEPNGQVSSLSHPGYLRIITNEPGTGKPSTFLHVCERMYPLTADTPVLLANSGIFMFPDCMSETPGAYVGLVLSSELPAADCDMFQDLLSQLSDFRIQGQDGTGVVAMNLTTKVPLGTPNKQSETEEEKGKELIFPGWSEKMAQGILSGATRLSESFTKGATATGKAIQQGAVKIRDRITPEETPSEVSPRVTKGLDAAKQATGGAVRVSQFLVYGMSTIAGHVADKMAPHVKKHGPKLFPESMKKSQDGHASNFDAAKLVASSSVKGLCTVWSSLEDGAKHVCKSVASETVTTVKYKFRGLENLINMSNSM, encoded by the exons ATGGCTGAACCTGCTGAGTTGTTGCTCATCACGGACCAGTATAGGATGGCCCTTCAGTACCTGAATCGGGGACTGGCAGCTGAAGAGGCCAACCAGAAACAGGAGGCCCAGGGATATTACAGGAACGGTCGTAGGCATCTTACTCAGGGCCTGGAGGTTCCTACTGGTGCAGAGAGGAACCAGGGAGAGAACTGGGACAAAGCCCGGCAGCTTCAGCAGAAGATGATGAACATGATGAAAACTATCAACAATCACCTCTCTGATCTGGAAAGGTCACCAGAAAACGACAACGAGTTACCTTTAATTGATCTTTCTTCTGAACTGTATCCAAACTTGGCTATACTCTCTCAGTCCTCCAACAGCCCTCTCCACCATCTGTACCCCACCTTACCAGCTACATCACCAGCCCCTATCAGTCCTGCACCCCCTGCTgtcccaaacacacacagactcccAGCAGCTGCTCTGAACACAGTCACCATGGATAATCCAGGAGACCTGCCTCCAGCGTACACACCAAAGCCCACAGAGGGTCACCGCAGCCTGGCTGGAGGCGGCGTCTGGTCAGGACGCTCCAGAAGAGTGGCGAGGGATGGACAGGAGCTGCTTTCTTTCCCCTCTGGGGTGCAGATGTTCTTTGTGGAACCAAACGGACAGGTCAGCTCTCTATCCCATCCAGGCTATCTCCGTATCATCACGAATGAACCCGGCACTGGAAAACCCTCCACATTTTTACAT GTGTGTGAACGGATGTATCCACTGACAGCAGACACTCCGGTGCTGCTGGCTAACTCTGGGATCTTCATGTTCCCTGACTGCATGTCAGAGACGCCCGGGGCCTACGTGGGTTTGGTGCTGTCCTCTGAACTGCCTGCTGCAGACTGCGACATGTTTCAGGATCTCCTGTCGCAGCTCTCTGATTTCAGAATCCAG GGCCAAGATGGTACAGGAGTTGTTGCCATGAACTTGACTACAAAAGTCCCACTTGGAACCCCGAACAAGCAAAGTGAAACAGAGGAGGAGAAGGGAAAAGAGCTCATTTTTCCTGGTTGGAGTGAGAAGATGGCTCAAGGAATCTTGTCGG GAGCTACTCGGTTAAGCGAGTCATTTACAAAAGGAGCTACAGCCACGGGAAAAGCCATTCAGCAGGGAGCAGTGAAGATCCGGGACCGCATCACACCTGAGGAGACTCCATCTGAGGTCAGCCCACGCGTCACCAAAGGTCTGGATGCTGCTAAACAGGCCACAGGGGGTGCTGTACGAGTCAGCCAGTTCTTAG TCTATGGCATGAGCACGATTGCAGGACACGTAGCAGACAAGATGGCACCTCATGTGAAGAAACACGGTCCTAAATTATTCCCAGAATCTATGAAGAAGAGCCAAGATGGCCATGCTTCCAACTTCGATGCAGCTAAGTTGGTAGCATCCAGCAGCGTAAAAG GTTTATGCACAGTTTGGTCGAGTCTGGAAGATGGGGCAAAGCACGTTTGCAAAAGTGTTGCCTCTGAGACGGTCACAACAGTGAAGTACAA ATTTAGGGGCTTAGAGAATCTAATAAACATGTCCAACAGTATGTGA
- the LOC107386911 gene encoding cyclin-A1, which produces MKSLKATMMNSSSNIRSGNSLNKENIPPSTKAEAFQPQRTKQRTALGVLSENEQYGLSFSQGSQFSRHSSVSDSSQLSVFGWPSSSSCDVYVEEACEVVLAASGQEVVSDELGAEANPLQSLLMEISSSSCQEDLMHEADDSLVSREKLFSDYAHDIHRNLRESEKMLRAKPNYLERHPEISSGMRVILVDWLAEVVQEYKLCSETLHLAINYLDRFLSHTAFIKRSKLQLVGTAALLIAAKYEEIFPPELNEFVYITDSIYSRKNLTWMENAFLRVLAFRMAAPTTNQFLCMFMSIQPVCSKTENLALYIAELSLLETDPFLQFLPSLLAAGTYCLAAYTINKSLWPDSLVSFTGYTLTEIRPCLTNLHKLYVSAESRPQQAIRGRYSSVAGITPPSGLHLV; this is translated from the exons ATGAATTCCAGCTCAAACATCCGTTCTGGTAATTCTTTAAACAAAGAAAATATCCCACCTTCCACCAAAGCTGAGGCCTTTCAACCCCAAAGGACCAAACAGCGGACAGCGCTCGGTGTTTTGTCAGAGAATGAGCAGTATGGTCTATCCTTCAGCCAG GGAAGCCAGTTTTCCAGACACAGTTCGGTTTCAGACAGCTCCCAGCTCAGCGTTTTTGGCTGGCCGTCCAGCTCCAGCTGTGACGTGTACGTGGAAGAGGCTTGTGAAGTTGTTCTTGCAGCTTCTGGACAGGAGGTGGTGTCAGATGAGCTTGGTGCTGAGGCCAACCCCCTGCAGAGTCTCCTGATGGAAATAAGTTCAA GTTCATGCCAGGAGGACTTGATGCACGAAGCAGATGATTCTTTGGTGTCTAGAGAGAAGCTTTTTTCTGATTATGCGCATGATATTCACCGTAACCTAAGAGAGAGTGAG AAAATGTTAAGAGCAAAGCCAAACTACTTAGAGAGACATCCAGAGATCTCCAGCGGCATGAGGGTCATCCTGGTAGACTGGCTCGCTGAAGTTGTCCAGGAATACAAACTCTGTTCCGAAACTCTGCACCTCGCCATCAACTACTTGGACCGTTTCCTGTCCCACACGGCGTTCATCAAGCGGAGCAAGCTGCAGTTGGTCGGCACGGCAGCTCTACTGATTGCTGC GAAGTATGAAGAGATCTTCCCTCCTGAGCTGAATGAATTTGTGTACATCACAGACAGCATCTACAGTAGGAAAAATCTGACTTGGATGGAGAATGCATTTCTCAGGGTGCTGGCCTTCAGGatggcagcaccaacaaccaaccAGTTCCTTTGCATGTTCATGTCCATCCAACCCGTCTGTTCAAAGACAGAGAACCTCGCCCTG TACATAGCTGAGTTAAGCCTGCTGGAAACTGATCCGTTCCTGCAGTTTCTCCCTTCTTTATTGGCGGCTGGAACTTACTGCTTAGCCGCTTACACCATAAACAAATCTCTCTGG cctgattctttAGTTTCCTTTACTGGCTACACCTTGACTGAAATTCGGCCCTGCCTGACTAATCTTCACAAACTTTACGTCAGTGCTGAGAGCCGTCCACAACAGGCCATCAGAGGAAG GTATTCCAGCGTTGCAGGGATTACTCCACCGTCTGGTTTGCATCTTGTGTGA